The following proteins are encoded in a genomic region of Cricetulus griseus strain 17A/GY chromosome 7, alternate assembly CriGri-PICRH-1.0, whole genome shotgun sequence:
- the LOC100767745 gene encoding ADP-ribosylation factor-like protein 4D, whose protein sequence is MGNHLTDMAPTASSFLPHFQALHVVVIGLDSAGKTSLLYRLKFKEFVQSVPTKGFNTEKIRVPLGGSRGITFQVWDVGGQEKLRPLWRSYTRRTDGLVFVVDSAEIERLEEAKVELHRISKASDNQGVPVLVLANKQDQPGALSAAEVEKRLAVRELAAATLTHVQACSAVDGLGLQPGLERLYEMILKRKKAPRASKKRR, encoded by the coding sequence ATGGGGAACCACTTGACTGACATGGCACCCACAGCCTCATCCTTTTTGCCCCACTTCCAGGCCCTGCATGTTGTGGTCATTGGGCTGGACTCAGCTGGGAAAACTTCCCTTCTTTACCGCCTCAAGTTCAAGGAGTTTGTCCAGAGTGTCCCCACCAAGGGCTTCAACACTGAGAAGATCCGAGTGCCCTTGGGGGGATCCCGTGGAATCACTTTCCAAGTGTGGGATGTTGGGGGTCAGGAGAAGCTGCGGCCACTGTGGCGCTCCTATACCCGCCGGACAGATGGACTGGTGTTTGTAGTGGACTCTGCAGAGATTGAAAGGTTAGAGGAGGCCAAGGTGGAGCTACACCGAATCAGCAAGGCCTCAGACAACCAGGGGGTGCCGGTGCTGGTGCTGGCCAACAAGCAGGACCAGCCGGGGGCACTGAGTGCAGCCGAGGTGGAGAAGAGGCTGGCAGTCCGGGAGCTGGCAGCTGCCACCCTCACCCATGTGCAAGCCTGCAGTGCTGTGGACGGGCTGGGCCTGCAGCCAGGACTGGAGCGCCTGTATGAGATGATTCTCAAGAGGAAGAAGGCACCTCGGGCAAGCAAGAAGAGACGGTGA